The region TGGCTCCGATGCATGCTGCTTGTTCCGTCGCGAGCGTCCGCTTCTGGCCGATTGCTGCCGGTCATGTCTCCACTCATCTTGCCGGTCAAAAATGATGCATATAAAGGGTTAAGTCGAACGCACATGGGAGCGTCAGGCAGGGTGAAACTTCCCACTAGAGCGTCGGTAGCCGATCCTGCGCACAATTGCTCTCCATTTTCGGCTCATTGGCCATGGGGACACGCACGCCCGAATCGACATTGAATATGTCAATGTAACAACGGCTTAGCGAGCCCGGGATGTCGACAATCCCGCCTTTGATCACGTAACGTGCGCCCGGTGCAAATTCGCTGACAAACGATATGCTGCACGAGCGATTGGCATTGGCCGCGCCGCGCAACTCCAAGTGCAGCGGCTTGCCAGCTTCAATCGGAAAAAAGCCCTCCGGCGTCGATACATTCTTGTGAACGGAAACCAGCTGCTTGCCCTCCCCCGACGCAGTCGCCACGGGTTTGCCGTATTTGCAGCCGATGGCATCCGCCTCGACCAGCGACACACCGTTTCGATAATTCTCCATCGACACCAATTCGCTGCGGATAAGCGCGTGAGGCGCCCCCGCGGGCACGAGGTATTTCGGCGCTGGGGCGCAGCCTGCCAGCAGCAGAATTGAACACAGGTAAAGAGGCTTCATAATTTCCTTATTAATGTCGATAGAGGGCGGAATTAACCCGTTTGATAAATCAGGATGGGTCAAGCAATAAAGAGTAAGCGTCAGACCACGTTTAATATAATTGATCGGCTAAAGACAGTTAGCGAGGCGCTTTGTCGGGCACAACACTTCCACCAACTCAAATTCTTCTGCCACAAGTTCCATAGCCTCGTCGAACGCCCCCTCTCTTTGGAAAAAACCTTTATGACCCTGCTTCCAGTACCTGAGGCTGAGATCCCCTTCGCCTTCCTTCCTGGCTAGGTCTTGATCGACGTCGCAGTAACGAATGATACGCATCGAAATAACTCTAATGACACATACCGGTTCGCCCTGACTGTTGAGGACGATACTGTAACCGCCAATAGTGGATGATTCATCTTCATGTTTGAATGATGAGAGCGAGCAACAGGTGGCTGTTTTTATGCCTTTAGCAACCCGTTCGGCGAGCTCATCGGCCATTTCTGGAGTATCCCCAAATGACCATGCCGTGGCGCCGGGGTACCTGACCTTTAAATCATCAGCTATGCTCATAACTAAATCCCTTTAAATCATGTCATTGGCGATAGCCATATCACCCATTAATCGTCACGGTCAAGGCCCATGCGAAACTCAGTCGCTAGCATTCTTTATGCTGGACTAACATCGACTCTTCGGGACAGGTACTGCGAGCAACCTCTTGGGTGCGAAGAATAGTGGTCAGACCAAGGTTGAAATAATGGTGGTCAGCCCACAATTTTCCCTTGATATGCCAAGCCTGGTCCCATCGCCACAGCTGCGCCCACCACAGCGGTTGCGAAACGTTGACCTGGCGTAGATTCATAGCGTGCATGTTTGGCTTATTAAGCCCATATTGACTCGGTATTCTGATCGTGGTGGGTATGCTCAACCTGGATTGATGAATTTTAGAAAATTCACTGGAAGGTCCAGCACGCCCACACTCTGACGAGGCCCATGAAAACCATAACGCTAGTGTCTGGTCGATTATCACCTAAAGCTCTTTCTGTGGGCCTGATAGCTTTCATCTTCCTGGTCTGTGTCACGCTCGTTTCTGCATTTGCCTGGCAGTTAAAGCAATCGGCGGACGAACGCTTGACGAATGCCCAAGTTGCCGTGAATAACATTGTTCGGGCTTCCGAGCAGCAGGCTCAGGACACCTTACGTCAGGCTGAAAGTATTCTCAGCAACCTTGCAGAGCGCGTTGAACATGACAAACCTAGCGACGAACAGAGGGTTCGATTATCCAAAGTAATGGCCGACAACGTTGAGACAACCGACGGCATTCAAGGCTTGTTCATTTACGACCAGAATGGCGACTGGGTCGTCAATTCGTTCTCTTCAGAGACGATCGCAAAGAACAATAGCGATCGATCCTATTTTATCTACCACAAGAACCATCCTGACTCGGCCATCCACATAGGCCAAGTCATCTTGAGCCGCACCACAGGCGACATGATCATCCCGGTCAGCCGCCGCACTCAATACCCCGATGGCCGCTTCAGCGGCGTGGTGTTGGCCACATTGCCCGTCGCCTACTTTCAACATTTCTTTGAGCGTTTAGACGTAGACAAAAAAGGGGTGATACTGCTTGCACTCAATAACGGCGATTTGCTCGCCCGCCGCCCCATGATTGACGCGCTAATGACGACTAATATCGCAAAGGGAGAACTGTTCAGTCGATACTTAATAAACAGTGATGAAGGAACAGCCAACCTGACATCGGTTGTGGACGGCGTAGAACGCGTCTATGCCTATAGCCGCATACGGGGCCTTCCGATCGTCGCTGCAGCAGGACTGTCGTTGGATTCAGTATTTGCAACATGGTGGACGTACGTCTATCAGGCATCGATTATAGTAGGGCTTATCATTTTTGTACTGATCAGCCTCGGCGTACTCTTTTACCGACAAATCCAACGTGTGTTGGTGGCAGAAGAAGAGTTGCATATTGCACATCGTGATTTAGAGCATATTGCCAAGACCGACAGCCTCACGGAGTTGCCTAACCGTAGGTGTTTCGACGCTACACTGGCACACGAGTGGTCTAGAGCATGCCGCACTGGAAATAGCGTAGCGATCATACTGATCGATATAGATTGGTTTAAGCAGTACAACGATCATTATGGCCATGTTCTCGGCGACGAATGTTTAAAGCAAATCGCCCAGTTAATAAGCAAACATACAAATCGTCCAGCCGACCTGGCTGCCCGGTATGGTGGGGAAGAATTTGTAATTTTGCTTCCAGAGACAGAACTGGCAGGTGCAGTGAAGATCGCTGAGGATATGCGCTCAGCAATAGAGGCTGCAAACATTGAACACAGAGGCTGTACGGCAGGCATTGTCACCATCAGCGCAGGCGTCACGGCCAATCACCAGCGTGGCGTAATCGTAGCGCTTGATTTGCTGGAAAAGGCCGACAGTCTTCTGTATCGCGCAAAAAAACTGGGGCGCAACCGAGTTGAGCATCAGTTGCGGGAAGTCATCGAAACATAAAGCCTCGCCAGCATCTTCCATGGCCCGATCCAGGATCTGAATCGTAAGTGCGTTATCCGCTTCGAAATCCAGCGCCGGATTGAAGTATTCCGAGGTCAGCTATCGGCCAAAAACGGACGGTCGGTGACCTGCAAGCACGGCAACGAATCCTGTGCCCTTTAACGGTGATTCATCGCTCTAGCTACCCCGCCGCCGCTCACCGGTTCAGGAACTTGATGACAGCACTGGCGAACAGTTCTGGCTGATCAAGCATGATGAAGTGAAAACTGCCGTCAATGCGCCTGAAGCTAATGTTTGGGGTCGAGACATAGGCGTTATGGAACATTGCATCAATGTGGGACGCCTCTACGCCGTAAAGCGGGTCGTAGGCATAGACGACCTCGACAGGCACCTTGATGCGTTCAAGCTCAGGCCGGAGGTCGGTGACCATCAGTTCATACATGGCATCGGCCATCGTCTTTCGGTCCGAGTTCATCCCCGCTGCGACCAGGCCGGGCCTGACTGCTTCAGTTTTAGCGAGACGGGCGATGGCGGCCTGCTGCATGGCGTGCGCTTGCTCAGGCGTTGCCGCCAACATCGCATCGCGCATCGCAGCAGCATGCGGGGTCGCCGTCTCACTGGTCGCGGAGGGGTCAAAGAGCAACGTATAGAAGGGCATCGCATCGACAATCATCAGGCGTCCCACGTGATCGGGATGACGCGCACCCAGCATCAGTGCCACCTCACCACCCAACGAATGACCGATGATGACCGGCGCCTCGATGCGCTGGCTGCGGATGTATTCAGCGATCGCCTCGACCGTCGGCGCGACGAGTCTCCCGTCTGGATTGGATACGGCAGGCGAGCCGGCAAAGCCAGCTACCTGCACGAGATGGAGACGGTGGCTGTGCCGTAATCTGGAGGCCAAATCAGCCCAGACTTCGTAGGACGACGCAAATCCTGGGATTAAGATGATATCTGTTCCCGAGCCTTGTACCAGCACTGAGATACCACCCTGGTTGACAGTGACTGGCGGCAGGGGCGCAGGCTGGGCTGGCGATGCAGACAACAGCGCCAACGTGGTGCCAATCCCGGCAAGGATCACACCTGCACGCATGGCGTTCCCCTTTTCGCGCAATGCGACGTGACATTTACGGTGTCACGGTCGCCAATTACACCGACGGGTAGGCCGCTTAGCGGGTTCATAGTCATTCCTTTGACCGAAAAAGTATTGCCACTATACGGCGCACAAAGGCATCAGGAAACTCTCCCCGCCGGCAATCCTTGGCGTCCGCTTCGGGTCGAAAGCAGCCTATTTCCCGCTCACCACGAATCGTCGCCCACCCCATTGCTCGCTTGCACTGCTCACCCTCAAGCCCGCTTCGGCAACTTCCAATTCGGCCGTATGAAATGGCAGGTATAGCCGTTGGGTATCCGCTCCAAATAATCCTGATGCTCCGGCTCCGCCTCCCAGAACGGCCCCGCGGGCTCAATCTCAGTCACCACACGGCCTGGCCATAACTTCGACGCATCAACATCCGCAGCGGTGTCTTCGGCGATGTCGCGTTGTTGTTCACTCAGGTAATAAATCGCCGACCGATAGCCCGGCCCGACGTCATTG is a window of Pseudomonas antarctica DNA encoding:
- a CDS encoding ASCH domain-containing protein gives rise to the protein MSIADDLKVRYPGATAWSFGDTPEMADELAERVAKGIKTATCCSLSSFKHEDESSTIGGYSIVLNSQGEPVCVIRVISMRIIRYCDVDQDLARKEGEGDLSLRYWKQGHKGFFQREGAFDEAMELVAEEFELVEVLCPTKRLANCL
- a CDS encoding sensor domain-containing diguanylate cyclase; its protein translation is MKTITLVSGRLSPKALSVGLIAFIFLVCVTLVSAFAWQLKQSADERLTNAQVAVNNIVRASEQQAQDTLRQAESILSNLAERVEHDKPSDEQRVRLSKVMADNVETTDGIQGLFIYDQNGDWVVNSFSSETIAKNNSDRSYFIYHKNHPDSAIHIGQVILSRTTGDMIIPVSRRTQYPDGRFSGVVLATLPVAYFQHFFERLDVDKKGVILLALNNGDLLARRPMIDALMTTNIAKGELFSRYLINSDEGTANLTSVVDGVERVYAYSRIRGLPIVAAAGLSLDSVFATWWTYVYQASIIVGLIIFVLISLGVLFYRQIQRVLVAEEELHIAHRDLEHIAKTDSLTELPNRRCFDATLAHEWSRACRTGNSVAIILIDIDWFKQYNDHYGHVLGDECLKQIAQLISKHTNRPADLAARYGGEEFVILLPETELAGAVKIAEDMRSAIEAANIEHRGCTAGIVTISAGVTANHQRGVIVALDLLEKADSLLYRAKKLGRNRVEHQLREVIET
- a CDS encoding alpha/beta fold hydrolase, producing MRAGVILAGIGTTLALLSASPAQPAPLPPVTVNQGGISVLVQGSGTDIILIPGFASSYEVWADLASRLRHSHRLHLVQVAGFAGSPAVSNPDGRLVAPTVEAIAEYIRSQRIEAPVIIGHSLGGEVALMLGARHPDHVGRLMIVDAMPFYTLLFDPSATSETATPHAAAMRDAMLAATPEQAHAMQQAAIARLAKTEAVRPGLVAAGMNSDRKTMADAMYELMVTDLRPELERIKVPVEVVYAYDPLYGVEASHIDAMFHNAYVSTPNISFRRIDGSFHFIMLDQPELFASAVIKFLNR